Proteins from a genomic interval of Niabella soli DSM 19437:
- a CDS encoding family 20 glycosylhydrolase — MNLFRTILFVLARCCTIVVVVCLVTQVARAQTNEAPFVIPALHEWKGSTGQFEWKQNVKLIVDPKYKEQLLPVAQLLAEDWSIAAGAPQPAVGAGKATGGAVFFTFNNRDTALHAEGYRLHINEGIVIEAKDKAGAIWATRTLLQLLEQNAQHKLPKGVALDYPQYEVRGFVLDVGRKFFSLDFLRNYVKFMSYYKMNDFHIHLNDNGFKQFFGDNWDSTYSAFRLQNDTYPGLTAKDGSYSKKEFIELQKMAQRYGVNIIPEIDVPAHSLAFSKAVPGIGSKQYGMDHLDLDNPLTYKVIDNVFREYLQGPKPVFIGKEVHIGTDEYAKKDAEKFRKFTDHYIRFVESFGKKVRMWGSLTHAQGTTPVKVKGVTMNLWYNGYAEPKDMFALGYKGISTPDGWLYIVPAAGYYYDYLNTKKLYEEWTPNRIGKETFDEHYPLLRGGAFAVWNDHVGNGITEKDVHHRVFPAMQVLAQKMWDGSVKPMAYTDFEMHARQLEEGPGLNMLGRIRAKDSLVLAMNAGGIFNPSATITTAEVNAPYDENEKAIHLRGGNSFITTPYPGIGYGYTVSFSIRPEAGNAPNAVLFGSKDAVVTLNQQGSGKLGFSREGYHYSFDYSVPVNEWTLIVIRGNNKGTSLYVNGVLKEKLEGAKRTFPNGKQTAKVQTLFFPLEFIGDKSNAAKALIRNLKVFNTELSDSAISALRDL; from the coding sequence ATGAATTTGTTTCGAACGATACTCTTTGTTTTAGCCCGGTGCTGCACTATTGTAGTTGTTGTCTGTCTGGTAACACAAGTTGCCCGGGCGCAAACGAATGAAGCACCCTTTGTCATTCCTGCCTTACATGAATGGAAAGGAAGTACCGGACAATTTGAATGGAAGCAGAACGTTAAACTGATTGTTGATCCAAAATACAAAGAGCAATTACTGCCCGTTGCACAATTGCTGGCGGAAGATTGGTCGATAGCAGCCGGAGCCCCTCAGCCGGCTGTTGGCGCCGGCAAGGCAACAGGAGGCGCGGTTTTTTTTACCTTCAATAATCGGGATACCGCCTTACATGCAGAGGGTTACCGGCTGCATATTAACGAAGGCATCGTCATTGAAGCAAAGGACAAAGCCGGTGCTATCTGGGCCACACGCACGCTACTGCAACTATTAGAACAAAACGCCCAACATAAACTGCCAAAGGGTGTGGCGCTCGATTATCCGCAATATGAAGTACGCGGATTTGTATTGGACGTAGGACGTAAATTTTTTAGTCTGGACTTTTTAAGGAATTATGTAAAGTTTATGTCTTATTATAAAATGAATGATTTTCATATTCATTTAAACGATAACGGTTTTAAACAGTTCTTTGGTGATAATTGGGATAGCACCTATTCGGCCTTCCGTTTGCAGAACGATACGTATCCCGGGCTTACAGCAAAAGATGGCAGTTACTCAAAAAAAGAATTTATAGAGTTGCAAAAGATGGCGCAGCGGTATGGGGTGAACATCATTCCTGAAATTGATGTACCCGCGCATTCCCTGGCCTTTAGTAAAGCCGTCCCGGGCATTGGCAGTAAACAATATGGGATGGATCACCTGGACCTGGACAACCCGCTTACGTATAAAGTAATTGATAATGTGTTCAGGGAATACCTGCAAGGGCCCAAACCGGTTTTTATCGGGAAAGAAGTGCATATCGGCACAGATGAATATGCCAAAAAAGATGCGGAAAAATTCAGGAAGTTTACGGATCATTATATCCGCTTTGTAGAAAGCTTTGGAAAAAAAGTGCGCATGTGGGGTTCGCTGACGCACGCGCAGGGCACCACACCGGTAAAAGTGAAGGGGGTAACTATGAACCTTTGGTATAACGGTTATGCCGAGCCAAAAGATATGTTTGCATTGGGGTATAAAGGGATCAGTACGCCAGATGGCTGGCTGTATATTGTGCCGGCTGCCGGGTACTATTATGATTACCTGAATACAAAAAAACTTTACGAAGAATGGACGCCCAACCGGATCGGAAAGGAGACCTTTGATGAGCACTACCCGCTTTTAAGAGGAGGGGCCTTTGCGGTATGGAATGATCATGTAGGCAATGGTATCACGGAAAAAGATGTGCACCACCGGGTATTTCCTGCCATGCAGGTATTAGCTCAAAAGATGTGGGATGGTAGTGTAAAGCCAATGGCATATACTGATTTTGAAATGCATGCCAGACAACTGGAAGAAGGCCCCGGCTTAAATATGTTAGGACGCATCCGGGCAAAAGACTCGCTGGTGCTGGCAATGAATGCCGGGGGCATTTTTAATCCGTCGGCAACAATAACAACAGCAGAAGTAAATGCCCCGTATGATGAAAATGAAAAAGCGATCCATTTGAGGGGAGGAAATAGTTTCATTACAACGCCCTATCCGGGAATTGGCTATGGTTATACCGTTAGTTTTTCTATTAGACCTGAGGCCGGCAATGCGCCAAATGCTGTATTGTTTGGTTCAAAAGATGCGGTGGTGACCTTGAATCAGCAAGGCTCCGGTAAACTGGGCTTTTCAAGAGAGGGGTATCATTATAGTTTTGATTATTCTGTCCCTGTTAATGAATGGACGCTTATTGTGATCAGAGGGAATAATAAAGGTACCTCGCTTTATGTAAATGGGGTGCTTAAGGAAAAGCTGGAAGGGGCGAAACGAACTTTTCCTAACGGAAAGCAAACGGCAAAAGTACAAACGCTCTTTTTCCCGCTGGAGTTTATCGGTGATAAAAGCAATGCGGCCAAAGCCCTGATCCGAAATTTGAAAGTATTTAATACAGAACTTTCAGACAGTGCAATTAGCGCTCTTCGAGATTTGTAG
- a CDS encoding glycoside hydrolase family 20 protein: MRFRIVTAVLLLISVSIKAQQPVSIIPQPVSLQLQPGVFILDETARIEVPVSNKAVADVARYFSNYIKQLSGYDINNKRTAKNKMIRFRIAPVDQAGAEGYRISVTPEAITIQANQVKGLFYGVQSLLQTLPAIRTNQALQIPCMEILDYPRFSWRGMMLDVSRHFFGPELIKEFIDLMAAYKMNVFHWHLVDGAGWRIEIKKYPKLTQQAAWRISDYGKPWNWADIQFNADRSKATYGGYYTQEQIKEIVAYAAQRYITIVPEIEMPGHSEAALAAYPQYSCIPPAASFNEPGSFYGRTAHANYCPGNDSAFIVLQNILKEVMDLFPSKYIHVGGDEVDKTTWEHCERCQRRMRSEGLKNEEELQSYFIRRIEKFLLAKGRKLIGWDEILEGGLAPEATVMSWRGESGGIKAAQMNHDVVMSPGSPLYFDHYQGDPETEPLAFGGFNTLKRVYNYEPIPVELKAGEAKHILGAQANLWTEQIQTYDHVEYMILPRMLALAEVVWSPKASRNWQNFNQRLQPQLLGFDQKGIRYSKGNFKVDILPEIHNGKLKVRMETENEAGVIYYTTDGTDPGTGSQRYEQPVAIDRSMTLKAGLAINNSMVKLRPAQQVFTFNKATGKTVQYATPYSKYYPANGPATLTDGLRGTKDAGKQWHAFNGSDLVATIDFEKPVEAGSVTLGCLQSYGQWIFFPQWVKYEVSADGTHYTELAIVKNTIPATDRAAQTKDFTARFDVRSFRYLRITAKNLGQCPKGHPGEGQPAWLFCDEIIVE; this comes from the coding sequence ATGCGATTCAGAATTGTAACGGCAGTGTTGCTATTGATATCAGTATCCATAAAGGCCCAACAGCCTGTATCTATTATCCCGCAGCCGGTAAGTTTGCAGCTACAACCGGGCGTATTTATTTTAGACGAAACCGCACGCATCGAAGTGCCGGTCAGTAACAAAGCAGTGGCTGATGTGGCCCGCTATTTCAGCAACTATATCAAACAGCTCAGTGGGTATGACATCAATAATAAGCGTACAGCTAAAAATAAAATGATCCGTTTTCGGATAGCGCCCGTTGACCAGGCAGGAGCCGAAGGTTACCGCATATCGGTTACACCTGAAGCTATAACCATACAGGCCAACCAGGTAAAAGGATTGTTTTATGGTGTACAGTCTTTATTGCAGACCCTTCCGGCCATCCGCACCAACCAGGCATTGCAGATCCCTTGTATGGAAATACTGGATTACCCACGTTTCTCCTGGCGCGGCATGATGCTGGATGTAAGCCGGCATTTTTTTGGCCCCGAATTGATCAAAGAATTTATCGACCTGATGGCCGCTTATAAAATGAACGTGTTTCACTGGCATTTGGTAGATGGGGCCGGCTGGCGTATCGAAATAAAAAAATATCCGAAGCTTACGCAGCAGGCGGCATGGCGGATCAGTGATTATGGCAAGCCATGGAACTGGGCCGATATTCAATTCAATGCCGATCGCAGTAAAGCCACTTATGGCGGTTATTACACACAGGAGCAGATCAAAGAGATTGTAGCTTATGCAGCACAGCGCTATATTACGATCGTTCCGGAAATTGAAATGCCAGGGCATTCAGAAGCCGCTTTAGCAGCCTATCCCCAATATTCCTGCATACCGCCCGCGGCTTCTTTTAATGAGCCGGGTAGTTTTTATGGAAGAACAGCGCACGCCAATTATTGTCCGGGCAATGATAGCGCCTTTATAGTCCTGCAAAATATTCTGAAAGAAGTGATGGACTTGTTCCCTTCCAAATACATACATGTGGGCGGGGACGAAGTAGACAAAACCACCTGGGAGCATTGTGAGCGGTGTCAACGCCGGATGCGATCAGAAGGGTTAAAAAATGAGGAGGAGCTGCAAAGTTATTTTATCCGGCGCATAGAAAAATTCCTGCTGGCCAAGGGACGCAAGCTGATTGGCTGGGATGAGATCCTGGAGGGTGGCCTGGCCCCGGAAGCAACGGTGATGAGCTGGCGTGGTGAAAGCGGCGGCATCAAAGCAGCACAGATGAACCACGATGTGGTGATGAGCCCGGGATCCCCATTGTATTTCGACCATTACCAGGGTGATCCGGAAACAGAACCATTGGCTTTCGGGGGCTTTAACACTTTAAAACGGGTATATAATTATGAACCCATCCCAGTGGAATTAAAGGCAGGGGAAGCGAAACATATACTGGGGGCACAGGCAAATTTGTGGACCGAACAGATCCAGACCTATGATCATGTGGAATATATGATCCTGCCCCGTATGCTGGCGCTGGCGGAAGTGGTATGGAGCCCCAAAGCATCCCGTAACTGGCAAAACTTTAACCAGCGATTGCAACCTCAGTTGTTGGGGTTTGATCAAAAAGGGATCCGTTATTCCAAAGGCAATTTCAAAGTAGATATTCTGCCTGAAATTCACAACGGTAAATTAAAAGTGCGCATGGAAACGGAAAATGAAGCGGGCGTGATCTATTATACAACCGACGGAACGGACCCCGGTACGGGTAGCCAACGTTATGAGCAACCTGTAGCTATTGATCGCTCCATGACATTAAAGGCAGGGTTGGCGATCAATAACAGCATGGTAAAACTGCGGCCGGCACAACAGGTGTTTACCTTTAATAAGGCTACCGGAAAAACAGTACAGTATGCAACACCTTATAGTAAATATTATCCGGCTAACGGCCCGGCAACGCTTACGGATGGTTTACGGGGTACAAAGGATGCCGGCAAACAATGGCATGCATTTAATGGTAGCGACCTGGTAGCTACTATTGATTTTGAAAAACCGGTGGAAGCAGGCAGTGTAACCCTGGGCTGCCTGCAAAGTTATGGCCAGTGGATCTTTTTCCCGCAATGGGTAAAATATGAAGTGTCGGCTGATGGAACACATTACACCGAACTGGCCATCGTAAAGAATACCATACCTGCAACGGATAGGGCGGCGCAAACCAAAGATTTTACTGCGCGTTTTGATGTCCGTTCTTTCCGGTACCTGCGCATTACTGCGAAAAACCTGGGGCAATGCCCCAAAGGGCATCCCGGCGAGGGACAGCCTGCCTGGTTGTTTTGCGATGAGATTATAGTAGAATAA
- a CDS encoding alpha-L-fucosidase produces the protein MIKKVVLMACTWISVQVSFGQKNVPPAEIRQKMGWFADAKLGIFIHAGIYAVNGIDESWSFHNKKISYADYMKQLKGFTLKNYNPAFWADLIQESGARYSVITTKHHDGVAMYDTHLNDRSIVKKTPAGRDMIQPFFDELRKRNIKCGAYYSLIDWSDDNYPGFLKDSNRYVVANDYDRWNRFRSFFQGQIKEINKKFKPDLWWFDGDWEHSAEEWEAQKVRTIILSGNPNAIINGRLQGWGDYETPEQNFPVTRPNYNWWELCMTSNDNWGFHHDNNWKTPYEIITIFVDAVANGGNLLLDMGPKADGTIPEEQIHILKELGAWNKRNGEAIFNTVGGLPQGHFYGPSTLSKDSSTLFLFLHGKQNGPVMIKGLKNKIEQVTVVGKGTRLQPKIVGKISWSPIPGLVYINVPEAACDKYVTVLKVKLDKPVSLYKGQGGLQ, from the coding sequence ATGATAAAGAAAGTAGTGCTGATGGCTTGTACATGGATAAGCGTACAAGTGAGCTTCGGCCAAAAAAATGTACCGCCGGCGGAGATCCGGCAAAAGATGGGTTGGTTTGCAGATGCCAAACTGGGGATCTTTATTCATGCAGGCATTTATGCAGTAAATGGCATTGATGAATCATGGAGTTTTCACAATAAGAAAATAAGCTACGCCGATTATATGAAACAACTAAAGGGGTTCACCCTTAAAAATTATAACCCGGCCTTTTGGGCAGATCTGATACAGGAAAGCGGCGCCCGTTATTCGGTGATCACAACCAAACATCATGATGGCGTAGCCATGTATGATACGCACCTCAACGACCGGAGTATCGTTAAGAAAACTCCAGCCGGGCGTGATATGATTCAGCCTTTTTTCGATGAATTGCGTAAACGCAATATCAAATGCGGCGCTTATTATTCGCTGATCGACTGGTCGGATGATAATTACCCCGGCTTTTTGAAAGACAGCAACCGGTATGTGGTGGCCAATGATTATGACCGGTGGAACCGCTTCCGGAGTTTTTTCCAGGGGCAAATAAAGGAGATCAATAAAAAATTTAAGCCGGACCTGTGGTGGTTCGACGGCGACTGGGAGCATAGCGCCGAAGAATGGGAGGCGCAAAAAGTACGCACTATTATTTTGTCGGGTAACCCCAATGCGATCATTAACGGGCGGCTGCAGGGCTGGGGTGATTATGAAACTCCGGAGCAGAATTTTCCGGTTACACGTCCGAATTATAACTGGTGGGAGCTTTGCATGACCAGCAATGATAACTGGGGTTTTCATCATGATAATAATTGGAAAACACCGTACGAGATCATTACTATTTTTGTGGATGCGGTAGCAAATGGCGGTAACCTGTTGCTGGATATGGGCCCCAAAGCAGATGGCACGATCCCGGAAGAACAGATCCATATCCTGAAAGAGCTGGGCGCCTGGAATAAAAGAAACGGCGAAGCGATCTTTAACACGGTAGGTGGCCTGCCCCAGGGGCATTTCTATGGCCCTTCCACACTTTCAAAAGATTCCAGTACACTCTTTCTATTTTTACACGGCAAACAAAATGGCCCGGTGATGATCAAAGGGTTGAAAAATAAAATTGAACAAGTTACGGTAGTAGGTAAGGGTACGCGGTTGCAGCCAAAGATTGTAGGTAAGATATCCTGGAGCCCCATTCCCGGTTTGGTGTACATCAATGTTCCCGAAGCGGCATGTGACAAATATGTTACTGTTTTAAAAGTAAAGCTGGATAAACCAGTGAGCTTATATAAAGGGCAGGGGGGACTGCAATAA
- a CDS encoding glycoside hydrolase family 97 protein: MSTALSSFAQSVLKSPDGKTVFSLFVNEEGRISYSISYNGKDIVQRSAMGVENWQEGLERYSTRSFSQDSWWTPVYGERSRVRDRYQAKIFSFRKKEGASQTMLLEVRAYNEGLAFRYNFPHGNSGAPIISISKDFTEFTLPEGTRAWFTDHAQGSYQLLPLSKWPGQAERPLTLQLKNGLYAALAEAAVVDYCRTKFVLDPAQPNTIACAMFDKVQLPTPFATPWRVIMIAEKPTQLLQHDDLLLNLNPPCAIKNTNWIKPGKVMREITLSTSGAKALVDFAVKRHLQYIHFDAGWYGHEYDSAADATKVNVDPKRNPKNDLDLPQVIAYATQKGIGVLLYVNQIALAKQLDVLLPLYEKWGVAGIKFGFVNVGSFKWTSWLHEAVRKCAQHHLMVDIHDEYRPTGFSRTYPNLMTQEGIRGNEEMPDATHNTVLPFTRFLAGAADYTICYYHRPELKPKLAETLNARVLKTTSGHQMALSVVYYSPLQFMYWYDKPEDSKDEPELEFFDRVPTVWDDTKVLDGQIGQYVTIARRSKKEWFVGSITNDDTRNITVNCSFLEPGKQYTASIYYDDPASPVRTKMSIKKITVDATTKLDARLLPSGGQAIWIRPAN; the protein is encoded by the coding sequence ATGAGTACAGCACTATCGTCTTTTGCCCAGTCCGTATTAAAGTCTCCGGACGGCAAAACAGTATTCAGTCTTTTTGTAAATGAGGAGGGGCGCATCAGCTATTCGATATCTTATAATGGAAAGGATATCGTTCAACGTTCAGCAATGGGAGTGGAAAACTGGCAGGAAGGCCTGGAGCGCTATTCCACCCGGTCGTTTTCACAGGATAGTTGGTGGACGCCCGTTTACGGGGAACGAAGCCGGGTGCGCGACCGGTACCAGGCGAAGATCTTTAGCTTCAGAAAAAAAGAGGGCGCTTCGCAAACCATGCTGCTGGAGGTACGGGCCTATAACGAAGGCCTCGCGTTTCGCTATAACTTTCCCCACGGCAACAGCGGCGCCCCGATAATTAGTATAAGCAAAGATTTTACGGAGTTTACGCTTCCTGAGGGAACCCGCGCCTGGTTTACCGATCACGCGCAGGGAAGCTACCAGTTGTTGCCATTGAGCAAATGGCCGGGACAGGCCGAACGTCCGTTGACACTGCAATTAAAAAACGGACTGTATGCCGCATTGGCGGAAGCAGCAGTAGTGGATTATTGCCGGACGAAATTTGTACTGGATCCGGCGCAACCGAACACGATTGCCTGTGCTATGTTCGATAAAGTACAATTGCCAACACCTTTTGCTACCCCCTGGCGGGTGATTATGATCGCCGAAAAGCCCACCCAGCTTTTGCAACATGATGACCTGTTGTTAAATCTGAATCCACCTTGCGCCATTAAAAACACCAACTGGATCAAACCCGGGAAAGTAATGCGGGAGATAACGCTTTCTACAAGCGGAGCGAAAGCCCTGGTGGATTTTGCGGTGAAAAGACACTTGCAATATATTCATTTTGATGCCGGCTGGTACGGGCATGAATACGATTCGGCAGCGGACGCAACCAAAGTGAACGTAGATCCGAAGCGTAATCCCAAAAATGACCTGGATTTGCCACAGGTCATCGCTTATGCAACACAAAAAGGCATTGGCGTATTGCTTTACGTGAACCAGATCGCCCTGGCAAAACAACTGGACGTGCTATTGCCGCTGTATGAAAAATGGGGCGTTGCAGGTATCAAGTTTGGTTTTGTAAATGTAGGCTCCTTTAAATGGACGAGCTGGTTGCATGAAGCAGTGAGGAAATGTGCGCAGCATCATCTGATGGTAGACATTCACGATGAATACCGGCCTACCGGTTTTAGCAGAACCTATCCGAACCTGATGACGCAGGAAGGGATAAGAGGTAATGAAGAGATGCCGGATGCAACGCATAATACGGTGTTACCCTTTACCCGTTTTTTGGCAGGCGCTGCAGATTATACGATCTGTTATTATCACCGGCCGGAGTTAAAGCCAAAGCTGGCTGAAACGTTGAATGCCCGGGTGCTTAAAACTACTTCCGGTCATCAAATGGCGCTATCGGTGGTTTATTACAGCCCGTTGCAGTTTATGTATTGGTATGATAAGCCCGAAGACTCAAAAGACGAACCCGAACTGGAATTTTTTGACCGCGTACCCACTGTATGGGATGATACGAAAGTTCTGGACGGACAAATCGGCCAGTACGTAACGATTGCCCGCAGAAGTAAAAAGGAATGGTTTGTAGGAAGCATTACAAATGATGATACCCGGAACATTACCGTCAATTGCTCCTTCCTGGAACCGGGTAAACAATATACCGCTTCCATTTATTATGATGATCCGGCTTCGCCCGTACGTACTAAAATGTCCATAAAAAAAATTACAGTTGATGCAACAACTAAACTGGATGCCCGTTTGCTTCCTTCCGGAGGACAGGCGATCTGGATCCGGCCGGCTAATTAA
- a CDS encoding right-handed parallel beta-helix repeat-containing protein, giving the protein MQLFTGLTRGWWFRGCGLSLCILFFAHASAQSPVVIRAVDYGVKANSHQNAAPALQRALEACRQYASSVLVLPPGRIDVWPEGAAARELYISNCTENDSLSKIKHIAFLLEDHNNLTIDGKGSLIMLHGKMISFALLKSHNIRIQNIAFDYERPTMSELKMIRVSENRIEARMHPDSRFTIDNGKLVFYGEGWETRKFHTILFDALADQLRYSTAAPLMEAKARQTAVNTVVFEGMFKKELYKAGDILTIRDPYRDNCGGFIEQSRDVVLYDVRMHYMHGLGIVSQFAENITLRRVTVAPRPGSGRIIAAFADCFHFSGCRGKVIIDSCRTSGSHDDPVNVHGTHLQITGINAGGKLTVRFMHHQTYGFPAFFKNDSIAFINPQTLLPQGAAVLRSARLINSREMELELKGALPEGIKRGSCIENLTWTPEVRITNSSFERTNTRGILVTSRRKVVIENNRFYHTGMAPILIADDAGNWFESGPVTDVTIRNNRFEECGYNGSGAITIAPENHQLVAGKYVHHNIRITGNLFKSINGEVLSARSVEGLQFSGNVISTTPGAGATIRLTACNNVTVLRNKLTAAGLSQVIIKGMSPDAIKTDGKLINQ; this is encoded by the coding sequence ATGCAGCTATTTACAGGGTTGACACGTGGTTGGTGGTTCCGCGGATGTGGCTTGTCATTGTGCATTTTATTTTTTGCACACGCATCGGCGCAATCCCCGGTTGTAATCCGCGCGGTCGATTATGGCGTAAAAGCCAATAGCCATCAGAACGCGGCGCCTGCACTACAACGAGCCCTTGAGGCCTGCCGGCAATATGCATCATCAGTATTGGTGCTGCCACCCGGACGCATTGATGTTTGGCCGGAAGGCGCTGCGGCAAGGGAATTATATATTTCAAACTGCACAGAAAATGATTCACTAAGTAAAATAAAACACATTGCCTTCTTACTGGAAGACCACAACAACCTCACGATCGACGGAAAGGGAAGTTTAATAATGTTGCATGGGAAAATGATTTCGTTTGCTTTATTGAAAAGTCATAACATCCGGATACAAAATATAGCATTTGATTACGAGCGTCCTACCATGAGTGAGCTGAAAATGATCCGGGTAAGCGAAAACCGTATAGAAGCCAGGATGCACCCGGACTCCCGCTTTACGATCGACAACGGGAAACTGGTGTTTTATGGGGAAGGATGGGAAACCCGGAAATTTCACACCATCCTATTTGATGCTCTTGCTGATCAACTGCGTTATAGCACCGCGGCCCCTTTGATGGAAGCAAAGGCCCGGCAAACTGCGGTCAATACCGTTGTGTTTGAAGGGATGTTTAAAAAGGAGCTTTATAAAGCAGGCGATATATTGACGATACGGGATCCTTATCGCGACAACTGCGGCGGTTTTATTGAGCAGAGCCGGGATGTGGTATTATACGATGTTCGCATGCATTATATGCATGGGCTGGGTATTGTTTCCCAGTTTGCTGAAAATATCACATTACGTCGTGTAACCGTAGCGCCCCGCCCGGGAAGCGGAAGGATCATTGCGGCCTTTGCCGACTGTTTTCATTTCTCCGGCTGCCGGGGGAAAGTGATAATTGATAGTTGCCGGACATCAGGATCGCATGATGACCCGGTGAATGTGCATGGCACGCACCTGCAGATAACCGGCATAAATGCAGGGGGAAAATTAACCGTGCGGTTTATGCATCATCAAACTTATGGCTTTCCTGCCTTCTTCAAAAATGACAGCATCGCTTTTATCAATCCGCAAACCCTGTTGCCGCAGGGTGCAGCGGTATTAAGATCCGCACGGTTGATTAACTCCCGGGAAATGGAACTGGAATTAAAAGGGGCGCTCCCGGAGGGAATAAAAAGAGGATCGTGTATAGAGAACCTTACCTGGACACCCGAAGTCCGGATCACGAACAGCAGTTTTGAACGGACCAATACAAGAGGCATTTTGGTGACCTCCCGGCGAAAAGTGGTGATTGAAAATAACCGGTTCTATCATACAGGGATGGCGCCCATACTGATTGCCGATGATGCCGGCAACTGGTTTGAATCAGGCCCGGTAACGGATGTAACGATTCGCAATAACCGGTTTGAAGAATGCGGATATAACGGTAGCGGGGCGATAACTATTGCTCCCGAGAACCATCAATTGGTGGCAGGGAAATATGTGCATCATAATATCCGGATCACCGGCAACCTGTTTAAAAGTATTAATGGCGAAGTGCTTTCAGCCCGTAGCGTGGAGGGATTGCAGTTTTCAGGGAATGTGATTAGCACCACGCCAGGCGCAGGCGCTACGATTCGGCTTACGGCCTGCAATAACGTAACCGTGTTAAGAAATAAATTAACGGCCGCAGGTTTGAGCCAGGTGATTATTAAAGGGATGAGCCCTGATGCGATAAAAACAGATGGGAAATTAATCAATCAATAA